The Arachis hypogaea cultivar Tifrunner chromosome 14, arahy.Tifrunner.gnm2.J5K5, whole genome shotgun sequence genome has a segment encoding these proteins:
- the LOC112798303 gene encoding pirin-like protein isoform X2, which translates to MRGLIARHLHLLPFNRRITTNITTITMSASSSALSTPRLVLKKVLAKSQREGDGAVVRRGIGRSELKNLDPFLMLDHFSVSPPGGFPDHPHRGSLLQGGITHQDFAGHQGTIRAGDVQWMTAGRGIIHSEMPAQPTNNNGLQLWINLSANNKMIEPNYQELLSENIPSAEQEGVEVRVIAGEAMGVHSPVYTRTPTMFLDFTLRPGAELHQSIPETWNSFVYVIEGEGVFGSPTSSPTGPYHVLVLSQGDGLSVWNNNNNSSSKPLRFVLIGGQPLNEPVAQYGPFVMNTQSEIEKTIEDYQYCRNGFEMRRYWTSL; encoded by the exons ATGAGAGGTTTAATAGCAAGGCACCTTCACCTGTTGCCGTTCAATCGGAGGATCACCACTAACATCACCACCATCACCATGTCGGCATCATCATCTGCTCTCAGCACACCCAGATTGGTCCTCAAGAAGGTTCTGGCCAAGTCTCAACGCGAAGGCGATGGGGCTGTTGTCAGAAGAGGCATTGGAAG AAGCGAGTTGAAGAACTTGGATCCATTTTTGATGTTGGATCACTTCTCAG TATCCCCCCCTGGAGGATTCCCTGATCATCCCCACAGAGGTAG CTTGTTACAGGGGGGCATAACTCACCAAGATTTTGCAGGGCACCAGGGCACAATCAGAGCTGGCGATGTTCAGTGGATGACCGCAGGCAGGGGAATCATTCACTCTGAGATGCCTGCCCAACCAACCAACAACAACGGCTTGCAGCTATGGATCAACTTATCCGCCAACAACAAGAT GATTGAACCCAACTACCAAGAACTTCTGAGCGAGAACATACCATCGGCAGAGCAGGAAGGGGTGGAGGTGAGAGTGATAGCAGGAGAAGCAATGGGGGTGCATTCCCCGGTCTATACTCGAACTCCAACCATGTTCCTTGACTTCACGCTACGTCCCGGAGCTGAGTTGCATCAGAGCATTCCGGAGACATGGAACTCCTTTGTATACGTCATTGAAGGTGAAGGAGTGTTCGGCTCTCCAACTTCATCGCCAACTGGCCCATACCATGTGCTGGTTCTGAGCCAAGGGGATGGCCTCAGCGtctggaacaacaacaacaactcctcTTCAAAGCCTCTCAGGTTTGTGCTCATTGGAGGCCAGCCACTGAACGAGCCCGTGGCTCAGTATGGCCCTTTTGTCATGAACACACAGTCTGAGATCGAAAAGACCATTGAGGACTATCAGTATTGCAGGAATGGCTTTGAGATGAGGAGGTATTGGACCTCTCTCTAG
- the LOC112798303 gene encoding pirin-like protein isoform X1, with the protein MRGLIARHLHLLPFNRRITTNITTITMSASSSALSTPRLVLKKVLAKSQREGDGAVVRRGIGRSELKNLDPFLMLDHFSVSPPGGFPDHPHRGFETVTYVLEGGITHQDFAGHQGTIRAGDVQWMTAGRGIIHSEMPAQPTNNNGLQLWINLSANNKMIEPNYQELLSENIPSAEQEGVEVRVIAGEAMGVHSPVYTRTPTMFLDFTLRPGAELHQSIPETWNSFVYVIEGEGVFGSPTSSPTGPYHVLVLSQGDGLSVWNNNNNSSSKPLRFVLIGGQPLNEPVAQYGPFVMNTQSEIEKTIEDYQYCRNGFEMRRYWTSL; encoded by the exons ATGAGAGGTTTAATAGCAAGGCACCTTCACCTGTTGCCGTTCAATCGGAGGATCACCACTAACATCACCACCATCACCATGTCGGCATCATCATCTGCTCTCAGCACACCCAGATTGGTCCTCAAGAAGGTTCTGGCCAAGTCTCAACGCGAAGGCGATGGGGCTGTTGTCAGAAGAGGCATTGGAAG AAGCGAGTTGAAGAACTTGGATCCATTTTTGATGTTGGATCACTTCTCAG TATCCCCCCCTGGAGGATTCCCTGATCATCCCCACAGAG GTTTTGAGACCGTTACCTACGTCCTAGag GGGGGCATAACTCACCAAGATTTTGCAGGGCACCAGGGCACAATCAGAGCTGGCGATGTTCAGTGGATGACCGCAGGCAGGGGAATCATTCACTCTGAGATGCCTGCCCAACCAACCAACAACAACGGCTTGCAGCTATGGATCAACTTATCCGCCAACAACAAGAT GATTGAACCCAACTACCAAGAACTTCTGAGCGAGAACATACCATCGGCAGAGCAGGAAGGGGTGGAGGTGAGAGTGATAGCAGGAGAAGCAATGGGGGTGCATTCCCCGGTCTATACTCGAACTCCAACCATGTTCCTTGACTTCACGCTACGTCCCGGAGCTGAGTTGCATCAGAGCATTCCGGAGACATGGAACTCCTTTGTATACGTCATTGAAGGTGAAGGAGTGTTCGGCTCTCCAACTTCATCGCCAACTGGCCCATACCATGTGCTGGTTCTGAGCCAAGGGGATGGCCTCAGCGtctggaacaacaacaacaactcctcTTCAAAGCCTCTCAGGTTTGTGCTCATTGGAGGCCAGCCACTGAACGAGCCCGTGGCTCAGTATGGCCCTTTTGTCATGAACACACAGTCTGAGATCGAAAAGACCATTGAGGACTATCAGTATTGCAGGAATGGCTTTGAGATGAGGAGGTATTGGACCTCTCTCTAG